A part of Manduca sexta isolate Smith_Timp_Sample1 chromosome 10, JHU_Msex_v1.0, whole genome shotgun sequence genomic DNA contains:
- the LOC115443860 gene encoding zinc finger protein 277, with protein sequence MSTSEKEFFGPLTLHQKAEKPTIFKSDDPVECACVLCDEKFVLPASEKQLLTHLFMKHRLVIADVNQIADLSAYLRYWRLRFKDENLPFFCTTMLLDKKPDGTKSKDEKYYLLSDVLPEDKELRTNLHQTKLEKLLERHQFEREDKSYVRECLFCRSVSTTTRASYLNHLFEKHNFHIAKPENLIFIDELINTLASKLDTLHCIFCEGHFKDRLILKEHMRKKGHKRINPDNKEYDKYFLVNYVGDKHKPNNVKSYNKYKVPVQKSDYEHDSNEDSDPEWSKWTEENGPLITCLLCDHSEMEYENMLDHMERQHEFSFVKATIGLNFYHKVKIVNYIRRQIHLKQCLSCETKFDDSKNLEKHIKEKKHWVLSKEKWDQPEYYFPTYEDDLFLCFIHDDDESWWSGDEHEVERRNSMSDSISKEMAMAVLDD encoded by the exons ATGTCGACAAGTGAGAAAGAATTCTTTGGTCCATTGACTTTGCACCAAAAGGCGGAAAAACCAACCATATTTAAAAGCGACGATCCCGTAGAATGTGCGTGTGTGTTGTGCGatgaaaaatttgttttacCAGCCTCCGAGAAGCAGTTACTAACACATTTGTTCATGAAACACCGTTTAGTGATTGCTGATGTGAATCAAATAGCTGATTTGAGTGCATACTTGCGGTATTGGAGGCTTAGATTTAAAG ATGAGAACCTTCCTTTCTTCTGTACCACAATGTTGTTGGACAAGAAGCCGGATGGAACGAAATCAAAAGATGAAAAATACTATCTATTAAGTGATGTACTACCAGAAGACAAAGAATTACGGACAAATCTACATCAAACCAAGTTGGAGAAATTGCTTGAAAGACATCAATTTGAAAGGGAAGACAAGAGTTACGTTCGAGAATGCTTATTCTGCAGAAGCGTTTCTACAACAACAAGGGCCAGTTATTTAAACCATTTGTTTGAGAAACACAATTTTCATATTGCAAAACCGgaaaacttgatttttattgaTGAATTAATCAATACTCTGGCTTCAAAGTTGGACACACTTCATTGCATTTTCTGTGAAGGGCATTTCAAAGACCGTCTAATACTAAAAGAGCATATGCGCAAGAAAGGCCATAAACGAATAAATCCTGACAACAAGGAatacgataaatattttctagtcAATTACGTTGGAGATAAACATAAACCGAATAATGTTaagtcatataataaatataaagttccCGTACAGAAATCTGATTATGAACACGATTCAAATGAAGACAGCGATCCGGAGTGGTCAAAATGGACAGAAGAAAATGGTCCGTTAATAACCTGTCTCCTATGTGATCATTCAGAAATGGAATATGAAAATATGTTGGACCACATGGAAAGGCAGCATGAATTTTCTTTCGTAAAAGCAACAATAGGCTTAAACTTCTATCATAAAGTCAAAATCGTTAATTACATACGCCGTCAAATACATTTAAAGCAATGTTTGTCTTGTGAAACAAAGTTTGATGATTCGAAAAATTTGGAGAAACATATAAAAGAGAAGAAACACTGGGTTTTGAGTAAAGAAAAATGGGACCAGCCGGAATATTATTTTCCAACATATGaagatgatttatttttgtgttttattcatgatgatgatgaaagttGGTGGTCCGGTGATGAGCATGAAGTTGAAAGGAGGAATAGTATGTCAGATAGCATATCAAAGGAAATGGCCATGGCCGTTCTcgatgactaa
- the LOC115443859 gene encoding uncharacterized protein LOC115443859 has product MDLSINVQKKQLKFDNMIESQRASTDQSNESDSQLNPLSRNNDDARRIPCKVLKPPFLYTKRSGTAGIGGQLYETKLLSLFFLRALHHKDISEFNLATNIEGIGAFDDIVLKYETSNKETPKVLFIQAKHKEEPDQNKITIHDFFKEYGDFCLHKYFDSYLNIRSKFNRNKNDNIFKNAFKDVDCRFIIYTSAIENIQERDIIMEDNSAHYIPLLHTSNTGKVFRLAFNDNDVEGLLETVLDVRTQLLGKTLMKFLFKDNYKNMLVDDLMKTYHVFLAQQVITIISDAGLDNPFLEGKFRDTFLSSKQKVLKVLKQSIHKEFSLKYPKYCFDKIEKLITDFTFKLPLNFGNLNFYIGDSSRKSERKLVYICSKIKQLIDRADASLLIRIDDNMVGLGEILQPKDFEIYRLGGLVGNMFVVDDKTHRLKFNESMESLPPSVVRIFELLKTQYPPGFNFNKYRFQVNTSLFPKFFLGRDMHLWSLVREFLDNLVFCTNQACENDVEKVLKDEIPKYCELNLDTDNLRFRMKCTTIFLKVHDAIQKWWKQSNNVPYLDENCTFFNEAKEELFTNSLLNTFHFIYVTKLSMYDIKFNDEFLYFNENEQGFLNIVTNNIIFTSIKLIQCLPRNEKYSSQIFIHLDFVVSENCFDEMLTQLKEVKLKTIFVVCENNDLYQKINNILAIAQSFIVVITTNEIREQALSKIDSVEYNQIRDDKTAFIDLTTETQRKILNKTNVIFQGSMVPLKTLVKNNFNIIDTATLFAILNKDNIQIGKKITKVKYEEFENSYVQRTICRFITLEQKTNHTLYIINDADTKPIIPDGELDVILISDKKESFITYCETYVDKNIHWFIQQNDNCVWQMSRGSLHGIYEHVGKSSRQSFKYKPNTLFETDEKVIILSAEPGMGKSTFMTYLSIQTKLNYPSNWILRINCLDYKNIFSYWHENNTVIDLKDVMKLLYVASNLLVTKKKMAVNLADCFRYNLSVNVYPNGDVFIDTNDQEFFGLDYLEVELFNNMYNNGQVVVIIDGFDEISPDYLNEVMALLEILKKSKVSRLWVATRPYNIVNNLEQRLGTFAFSLEKLSINDQYDLFEKLWGKTVNEKSNDRLRFYTENFIKPISLVLYDHEKDFMSIPLHVYMIAEIYQDFFKDYYDVYIPKLSDDYMNKIKDINTLTLYERFVNIKFYYIHFGVKKPYIYDRDPVMKKMIEKERRDFIKTHKKLAAHTVLNKTVKSLFSMEDIREINDALEQVRQGEERIGIIDRVVGDEPQFVHLTFAEYFATEYLCDKLKAKECPVDVWIYLFDTIFITGEGIKLRMFFNLKLAADKELYKLCENVKYKQEIFHTLMKQREECSLSISLVEYAGTFAMFLLECIKDVLTKNNLGDFINHIIRRKRVSCTFCSIINGRFQNVLETVLSLIKQVDKSRLLELFTCGDVPLFNALGIAVTYSGAFPADKVLLDVMLTSVEDNDVALKLFTMPSNMGLLKNTIIHVLIMNRHSLGTLFKHLLRFNEKQRTIIFSTFDADGKLAAHFAAQQGDLEFFEMLDFLLGKDSFQMICMTYDNIGRTVFDYLLQSVRDTKILELEKPFKELYEYNKSENCVRYARVNK; this is encoded by the coding sequence ATGGATCTATCTATAAATGTAcagaaaaaacaattaaagtttGATAATATGATAGAAAGTCAGCGTGCATCAACAGACCAGTCCAATGAGTCTGATAGCCAATTGAACCCTTTGTCAAGAAATAATGATGATGCAAGGAGGATTCCATGTAAGGTATTAAAGCCTCCATTTTTATACACTAAACGCTCAGGGACTGCGGGAATTGGTGGTCAACTTTACGAGACTAAACTGTTAAGTCTATTTTTCCTTAGAGCTCTTCATCACAAGGATATATCTGAGTTTAATTTAGCAACAAATATTGAAGGAATCGGAGCTTTCGATGATATAGTACTTAAATATGAGACAAGTAACAAAGAAACACCCAAAGTTTTGTTCATACAAGCCAAACATAAAGAGGAACCagatcaaaataaaatcactatacatgatttttttaaagagtATGGAGATTTTTGCCTACACAAATATTTCGATAGTTATTTGAATATTAGAAGTAAATTCAACAGGAATAAAAAtgacaacatttttaaaaatgcttttaaagATGTCGATtgtagatttataatttatacgtcAGCGATAGAGAATATTCAAGAGAGGGATATAATAATGGAGGACAATTCAGCTCACTACATTCCTCTTCTACATACAAGCAACACGGGGAAAGTTTTTCGGTTAGCTTTCAACGATAACGATGTTGAAGGACTGTTAGAAACCGTTTTAGATGTACGGACACAACTCTTAGGCAAGACTTTAatgaaatttctttttaaagacAATTATAAGAACATGCTGGTTGATGATTTGATGAAAACATATCACGTTTTCTTAGCGCAACaagtaattacaataatttcagACGCTGGGCTCGATAATCCATTCTTGGAAGGAAAATTCCGAGACACATTTTTATCGAGCAAACAAAAGGTTCTTAAAGTTTTAAAGCAATCTATTCACAAAGAGTTTTCTTTAAAATAcccaaaatattgttttgataaaattgaaaaattgatCACAgatttcacttttaaattacCACTTAATTTTGGcaacttaaatttttatattggtGACAGTAGTAGAAAGAGTGAACGAAAGTTAGTGTACATTTGTTCAAAGATCAAACAATTGATTGACAGGGCTGATGCTTCTCTTTTAATACGAATTGATGACAATATGGTGGGGCTAGGGGAGATACTACAACCGAaagattttgaaatatacaGACTAGGTGGTCTTGTTGGCAATATGTTTGTGGTCGACGATAAAACACATAGACTAAAGTTCAATGAATCTATGGAATCTTTACCTCCATCTGTAGTTAGAATTTTCGAACTCTTAAAAACCCAATACCCTCCAGgcttcaattttaataaatatagatttcaaGTAAACACAAGTCTATTTCCAAAATTTTTTCTTGGAAGAGATATGCACCTATGGAGCTTAGTAAGAGAATTTCTCGACAACCTCGTATTTTGTACAAATCAAGCCTGTGAAAACGATGttgaaaaagttttaaaagaTGAAATACCGAAATATTGCGAACTTAATTTAGATACCGACAACCTACGTTTTCGCATGAAATGTACAACAATATTTCTGAAAGTTCACGACGCAATTCAAAAGTGGTGGAAGCAATCAAACAATGTCCCATATTTGGATGAAAACTGTACATTTTTCAATGAAGCTAAGGAAGAGTTATTCACTAATTCCCTGTTAAACACTTTTCATTTCATCTATGTTACGAAGTTAAGTATGTACGACATAAAATTCAATGATGAATTTCTCTATTTCAATGAAAACGAACAAgggtttttaaatatagttacaaataatataattttcactagtataaaattaattcagtgCTTGCCTCgcaatgaaaaatattcttcgcaaatatttatacatctAGATTTTGTTGTGTCGGAAAATTGTTTTGACGAGATGTTAACACAATTGAAAGAAGtaaaacttaaaacaatatttgttgtatgcgaaaacaatgatttatatcaaaaaataaataatattttggcaaTAGCACAAAGTTTTATAGTTGTGATTACCACAAATGAAATTCGCGAGCAGGCTTTGTCAAAAATAGATTCAGTTGAATATAACCAAATACGCGACGACAAGACCGCTTTTATTGATCTCACTACAGAAACTCAAAGGAAAATTCTTAACAAAACCAACGTGATATTTCAAGGATCTATGGTACCTTTAAAGACATTAGTTaagaacaattttaatattattgatactGCTACGCTCtttgctattttaaataaagataatattcaaatcggtaaaaaaattactaaagtgAAATATGAAGAATTTGAAAACAGTTATGTACAACGAACTATATGTCGGTTTATTACATTAGAACAGAAAACAAATCATACTCTTTATATCATAAATGATGCTGATACTAAACCGATAATACCAGATGGAGAACttgatgttattttaatttctgaCAAAAAAGAATCATTTATTACATACTGCGAAACATACGTAGATAAAAACATTCATTGGTTTAttcaacaaaatgataattgtgtGTGGCAAATGTCGAGAGGTTCATTGCATGGCATATATGAACATGTTGGTAAGAGTTCGCGTCAGTCTTTTAAATACAAACCTAATACGTTATTTGAGACTGatgaaaaagttataatattatctgcTGAACCTGGAATGGGAAAATCAACATTTATGACGTATCTATccattcaaacaaaattaaattatcccAGCAATTGGATACTAAGAATAAATTGCCttgattataaaaacatttttagttattgGCATGAAAACAACACCGTTATTGATTTAAAAGATGTTATGAAGCTGTTGTACGTGGCCAGTAACCTGTTAGTAACTAAGAAGAAAATGGCTGTTAATTTAGCTGATTGTTTTAGATATAACTTGAGTGTTAATGTTTACCCAAATGGTGACGTTTTTATAGATACTAATGATCAGGAATTTTTCGGTTTAGACTATCTGGAAGTAGAATTGTTCaacaatatgtataataacgGTCAAGTAGTGGTTATAATAGATGGTTTTGATGAAATTAGTCCGGATTATTTAAACGAAGTTATGGCTTTGCtggaaattttgaaaaaatccaAAGTCAGTCGACTATGGGTCGCGACGCGACCatacaatattgttaataatttagaacaaaGATTAGGGACATTCGCGTTCTCATTAGAAAAACTATCGATAAACGAtcaatatgatttatttgaaaaactgtGGGGGAAAACAGTGAACGAAAAATCAAATGATAGGTTAAGATTTTAcactgaaaattttattaaaccaaTAAGTCTGGTACTTTACGATCATGAAAAAGATTTTATGAGTATACCATTGCATGTTTATATGATTGCGGAAATCTATCAAGACTTTTTTAAAGATTACTATGATGTATATATACCTAAATTGTCAGATGactatatgaataaaataaaagatataaatactTTAACCCTGTACGAAAGAtttgtgaatataaaattttattatattcactttGGGGTGAAGAAACCTTATATCTATGATAGAGATCCAGTTATGAAGAAAATGATCGAAAAGGAACGCAGAGATTTCATTAAAACCCATAAAAAATTAGCAGCGCATACAGTATTAAACAAAACTGTTAAAAGTTTGTTTTCAATGGAAGATATACGTGAAATAAACGATGCCCTAGAACAAGTGAGGCAAGGTGAGGAAAGAATTGGTATAATTGATAGAGTTGTCGGTGATGAGCCACAATTCGTTCATTTAACATTCGCCGAATATTTCGCAACCGAATATCTTTGTGATAAATTAAAGGCGAAAGAATGTCCTGTTGATGTGTGGATTTATTTGTTCGATACAATTTTTATCACAGGTGaaggtattaaattaagaatgttttttaatttgaaacttgCGGCAGATAAAGAGTTATACAAATTATgcgaaaatgtaaaatataaacaagaaattTTTCACACCTTAATGAAACAACGTGAAGAATGTTCACTATCAATTAGTTTAGTAGAATATGCCGGAACATTTGCGATGTTTTTATTGGAATGTATAAAAGATGTtttgactaaaaataatttgggTGACTTCATCAATCATATAATTCGGAGAAAAAGAGTATCTTGTACGTTTTGCTCCATAATAAATGGAAGGTTTCAAAATGTTTTAGAGACTGTATTGAGTCTCATTAAACAGGTTGATAAAAGCAGATTGCTTGAACTGTTTACATGTGGAGATGTTCCATTGTTTAATGCTTTAGGTATTGCTGTAACATATAGTGGTGCATTTCCAGCGGACAAAGTATTACTTGATGTTATGCTGACTTCGGTCGAAGACAATGACGTAGCGTTGAAACTGTTTACTATGCCATCCAATATGGGACTGCTCAAGAATACCATAATTCACGTTTTGATTATGAATCGTCACAGTCTTGGAACGTTATTCAAACATTTGTTAAGATTTAACGAGAAACAACGTACGATTATTTTTAGTACATTCGATGCTGATGGTAAGCTAGCAGCGCATTTCGCAGCTCAGCAGGGTGATCTAGAATTTTTCGAAATGTTGGATTTTCTTTTAGGTAAAGACAGTTTCCAAATGATTTGCATGACGTACGACAACATAGGACGTACAGTTTTTGATTATTTACTACAAAGCGTTCGTGATACTAAAATACTAGAATTGGAAAAACCATTTAAAGAGTTAtacgaatataataaatctgAAAATTGTGTACGGTACGCAAGggtgaataaataa